The Leptidea sinapis chromosome 15, ilLepSina1.1, whole genome shotgun sequence genome window below encodes:
- the LOC126968355 gene encoding low density lipoprotein receptor adapter protein 1 translates to MADQEGPVTVSDLPITFQVKYLGQSDARGLWGIKHTRKPVDLMVAAAKALPPGETLPIVKLTITVDGVHLETVQRRDDMEHMAVFFNIESISYGVQDLVYTRVFSMIIVKDNADVKGLNPFECHAFVCESRNAARRLTYSLAAAFQDYSRRVKEMQVSPDLNEKPPSLKKRFAIDLRSPEEIEAELETEA, encoded by the exons ATGGCCGACCAAGAGGGACCTGTCACTGTCAGCGACTTGCCAATAACATTCCAA GTAAAATATTTAGGTCAGAGTGACGCACGAGGACTATGGGGCATCAAACACACAAGAAAACCAGTTGATCTGATGGTAGCAGCCGCCAAAGCCTTACCACCAG GTGAAACGCTGCCAATAGTGAAACTAACCATCACGGTAGACGGTGTGCACTTGGAAACCGTTCAGCGACGAGACGACATGGAGCATATGGCTGTCTTCTTCAACATCGAGTCCATCTCATACGGTGTACAAGACCTGGTCTACACCAGGGTTTTCTCCATGATAATCGTCAAAGACAATGCTGATGTGAAGGGATTGAATCCGTTCGAATGTCACGCATTTGTCTGTGAGTCAAG AAACGCTGCCAGACGACTAACATACTCACTGGCTGCTGCCTTCCAAGATTACTCCCGCAGGGTCAAGGAAATGCAAGTCTCACCAG ACTTAAACGAGAAGCCTCCAAGCTTAAAGAAGAGATTTGCGATAGACCTTCGAAGTCCAGAAGAGATAGAAGCAGAATTGGAGACAGaagcataa